In Pseudomonas putida, a genomic segment contains:
- a CDS encoding ABC transporter ATP-binding protein → MSFVSVQRLHKRYAGTPVFQDIDCQIERGEFVTLLGPSGCGKSTLLRCIAGLTSVDSGRILLDGHDLVPLSPQKRGIGMVFQSYALFPNMTVEQNVAFGLRMQKVAGSERQARVAEALALVELGSFAGRYPVQLSGGQCQRVALARSLVTRPRLLLLDEPLSALDARIRKHLREQIRAIQRELGLTTIFVTHDQEEALTMSDRIFLMNEGRIVQSGDAETLYTAPVDLFAAGFIGNYNLLDPQSASRLLQRPIDSRLAIRPEAISLGREGELQGLVRSHSLLGNVIRYRVQVRDVELVVDVLNRSSADLYADGQQVALSIDPTALREVA, encoded by the coding sequence ATGAGCTTCGTCAGCGTGCAACGGCTGCACAAGCGTTACGCAGGCACCCCGGTGTTCCAGGACATCGACTGCCAGATCGAACGCGGCGAATTCGTCACCCTGCTCGGCCCCTCGGGATGCGGCAAGTCCACGTTGCTGCGCTGCATCGCCGGGCTGACCTCGGTGGACAGCGGCCGCATCCTTCTCGATGGCCACGACCTGGTGCCGCTGAGCCCGCAAAAGCGCGGCATCGGCATGGTGTTCCAGAGCTATGCGTTGTTCCCCAACATGACCGTCGAGCAGAACGTAGCCTTTGGCCTGCGCATGCAGAAAGTCGCCGGTAGCGAGCGCCAGGCGCGGGTGGCAGAAGCCCTGGCCCTGGTCGAGCTGGGCAGCTTCGCCGGGCGCTACCCAGTCCAGCTGTCGGGCGGCCAGTGCCAGCGCGTGGCCCTGGCCCGTTCACTGGTCACCCGCCCGCGCCTGCTGTTGCTCGACGAACCCCTGTCGGCGCTGGATGCGCGCATCCGCAAGCACCTGCGCGAACAGATCCGTGCCATCCAGCGCGAGCTCGGGTTGACGACCATCTTCGTGACCCACGACCAGGAAGAAGCGCTGACCATGTCGGACCGCATCTTCCTGATGAACGAAGGGCGTATCGTCCAGAGCGGTGATGCCGAAACCCTCTATACCGCCCCGGTGGACCTGTTCGCCGCGGGCTTTATCGGCAACTACAACCTGCTCGATCCACAAAGCGCCAGCCGCCTGCTGCAGCGCCCGATCGACAGCCGCCTGGCGATCCGCCCGGAAGCCATCAGCCTCGGCCGCGAGGGCGAACTGCAGGGCCTGGTGCGCAGCCACAGCCTGCTGGGCAACGTGATCCGCTACCGGGTGCAGGTGCGCGACGTGGAACTGGTGGTCGACGTGCTCAATCGCTCGTCGGCAGACCTGTACGCGGACGGCCAACAGGTGGCATTGTCCATCGACCCTACAGCATTGCGGGAAGTGGCCTAA
- a CDS encoding ABC transporter permease: MPVKPFSASLYHRVVVYLLFLILLLPLAGTLLYSLATSWSASLLPSGLTFKWYLALWSEPRFLAAFGQSLLVCVGALVLSVLLILPLLFVVHYHFPRLDALMNVLILLPFAVPPVVSSVGLLQLYGSGPMAMVGTPWILIGCYFTIALPFMYRAITNNLQAINLRDLMDAAQLLGASTWQAAFLVVLPNLRKGLMVALLLSFSFLFGEFVFANLLVGTRYETLQVYLNNMRNSSGHFNSALVISYFAFVLVMTWIANRLNKDKT; encoded by the coding sequence ATGCCCGTTAAGCCCTTTTCGGCCAGCCTGTATCACCGCGTGGTGGTGTACCTGCTGTTCCTGATCCTGCTGCTGCCGCTGGCCGGGACCCTGCTCTACTCGCTGGCCACCAGCTGGTCGGCCAGCCTGCTGCCCAGCGGTTTGACCTTCAAGTGGTACCTGGCGCTGTGGAGCGAGCCACGCTTCCTCGCCGCCTTCGGCCAGTCGCTACTGGTGTGCGTGGGCGCACTGGTGCTGTCGGTGTTGCTGATCCTGCCGCTGTTGTTCGTGGTGCACTATCACTTCCCCCGGCTCGACGCACTGATGAACGTCCTCATCCTGCTGCCGTTCGCGGTGCCGCCGGTGGTGTCGTCGGTGGGGCTGCTGCAACTGTATGGCAGCGGGCCGATGGCCATGGTCGGCACGCCGTGGATCCTGATCGGCTGCTACTTCACCATCGCCCTGCCGTTCATGTACCGGGCGATCACCAACAACCTCCAGGCCATCAACCTGCGCGACCTGATGGACGCCGCCCAGTTGCTCGGCGCCAGCACCTGGCAGGCCGCCTTTCTGGTGGTACTGCCGAACCTGCGCAAAGGCCTGATGGTGGCGCTGCTGCTGTCGTTCTCGTTCCTGTTCGGCGAGTTCGTGTTCGCCAACCTGCTGGTCGGCACGCGCTACGAGACCCTGCAGGTGTACCTGAACAACATGCGCAACAGCAGCGGTCATTTCAACAGCGCCCTGGTCATCTCCTACTTCGCCTTCGTATTGGTCATGACCTGGATCGCCAACCGTCTGAACAAGGACAAGACCTGA
- a CDS encoding ABC transporter permease yields MRAGNRGRHLALLCLLPFAVFFVIFQIAPLAWVAISSLQSETGWGLENFTKVFASKFYLQALQRSLEISFWSSLFGIVIATLGAYSLRQVDSRLRDFVSAFANMTSNFAGVPLAFAFIILLGFNGALTLLLKQIGLLQDFSIYSKSGLILVYTYFQIPLGVLLLYPAFDALREDWRESAALLGANHWQYWRHIGLPVLTPALLGTFVILLANALGAYATVYALTTGNFNVLPIRIASLVAGDISLDPNLASALAMVLVGLMTLVTVVHQWLLKRSYHAR; encoded by the coding sequence GTGAGGGCCGGCAACCGTGGCCGCCATCTCGCCCTGCTCTGCCTGTTGCCGTTCGCCGTGTTCTTCGTCATCTTCCAGATCGCCCCGTTGGCCTGGGTGGCCATCAGCAGCCTGCAATCGGAAACCGGCTGGGGCCTGGAAAACTTCACCAAGGTATTCGCCTCGAAGTTCTACCTGCAGGCCTTGCAGCGCAGCCTTGAAATCAGCTTCTGGTCGAGCCTGTTCGGCATCGTCATCGCCACCCTCGGCGCCTATTCGCTGCGCCAGGTGGACTCGCGGCTGCGCGATTTCGTCAGTGCGTTCGCCAACATGACCAGCAACTTTGCCGGGGTGCCGCTGGCCTTCGCCTTCATCATCCTGCTCGGTTTCAACGGCGCGCTGACCCTGCTGCTCAAGCAGATCGGCCTGCTCCAGGACTTCAGCATCTACTCCAAGAGCGGCCTGATCCTGGTGTACACCTATTTTCAGATCCCGCTCGGCGTGCTGCTGCTCTACCCCGCCTTCGACGCCCTGCGCGAAGACTGGCGCGAGTCCGCCGCGCTGCTGGGGGCCAACCATTGGCAGTACTGGCGGCACATCGGGCTACCGGTGCTTACCCCGGCACTGCTCGGCACCTTCGTCATTCTCCTGGCCAACGCCCTGGGTGCCTACGCCACGGTGTACGCGCTGACCACCGGTAACTTCAATGTGCTGCCGATCCGTATCGCCAGCCTGGTGGCGGGCGACATCAGCCTCGACCCGAACCTGGCCAGCGCCCTGGCCATGGTGCTGGTGGGTCTGATGACGCTGGTCACGGTGGTCCACCAATGGCTGCTGAAGAGGAGCTACCATGCCCGTTAA
- a CDS encoding alkaline phosphatase family protein has product MQHNVILVLLDGLNHQVAHHAMGHLHAYVEADRAALYRVECELPSLSRPLYECILTGVAPIDSGIVHNNVNRLSTQRSVFHYAREANLGTAAAAYHWMSELYNRSPFDPLRDRHTHAPKLPIQHGLFYWDDRYPDSHLLADAEYLRRRHAPNFLLVHPMSIDDIGHRHGLDSSQYRNAARTADILLADYLPHWLEEGYQVLVTADHGMNNDRSHNGLLAEEREVPLFVFGEAFSLDPAAKPLQTELCGTICELLGAAHDKTVCRELLK; this is encoded by the coding sequence ATGCAACACAACGTCATCCTCGTCCTGCTCGACGGCCTCAACCACCAAGTCGCCCACCACGCCATGGGCCACCTGCATGCCTATGTCGAGGCCGACCGCGCCGCGCTGTATCGCGTGGAATGCGAGCTGCCCTCCCTGTCACGCCCGCTGTACGAATGCATCCTCACCGGCGTCGCGCCGATCGACAGCGGCATCGTGCACAACAACGTCAACCGCCTCTCGACCCAGCGCAGCGTGTTCCACTACGCACGCGAGGCCAACCTGGGCACCGCCGCAGCGGCCTATCACTGGATGAGCGAGCTGTACAACCGCTCGCCTTTCGATCCTCTGCGCGACCGCCATACCCATGCGCCGAAGCTGCCGATCCAGCACGGCCTGTTCTACTGGGACGACCGCTACCCCGATTCGCACCTGCTGGCCGATGCCGAGTACCTGCGCCGCCGCCACGCGCCCAACTTCCTCCTGGTGCACCCGATGAGCATCGACGACATCGGCCACCGCCACGGCCTGGACAGCAGCCAGTACCGCAATGCCGCGCGCACCGCCGACATCCTCCTGGCCGACTACCTGCCGCACTGGCTCGAGGAGGGCTACCAGGTGTTGGTCACCGCCGACCATGGCATGAACAACGACCGCTCGCACAATGGCCTGCTGGCCGAGGAGCGCGAAGTACCGCTGTTCGTCTTCGGCGAAGCGTTCAGCCTCGACCCTGCCGCCAAGCCACTGCAGACCGAGCTGTGCGGCACCATCTGCGAACTGCTCGGCGCGGCGCACGACAAGACCGTGTGTCGGGAGCTGCTCAAGTGA
- a CDS encoding ABC transporter substrate-binding protein yields the protein MKKLFMASLLGSAITLCTSVMAAGPDLTALEDAARKEGQVNSVGMPDAWANWKGTWDDLASQYGLKHSDTDMSSAQEIAKFEAEKSNASADIGDVGAAFGPIAVAKGVTQPYKPSTWDQVPDWAKDEDGHWALAYTGTIAFIINKDLVKEGERPTSWHDLEQGKYKVAIGDVGTAAQAANGVLAAAIAYKGDESNIAPGLALFTKLAQQKRLSLANPTIQTLEKGEVEVGVVWDFNGLSYREQIDPKRFEVLIPSDGSVISGYTTVINKYAKHPNAAKLAREYIFSDAGQINLAKGHARPIRAEHLKLPADVQAKLLPNDQYKAAQPIKNAEAWEATSKKLPQMWQEQVIIEME from the coding sequence ATGAAAAAACTGTTCATGGCGTCACTGCTCGGTTCGGCTATCACCTTGTGCACCTCGGTCATGGCCGCCGGGCCCGACCTCACGGCACTGGAAGACGCGGCTCGCAAGGAAGGCCAGGTCAACAGCGTGGGCATGCCCGACGCCTGGGCCAACTGGAAAGGCACCTGGGATGACCTGGCCAGCCAGTATGGCCTCAAGCACAGCGACACCGACATGAGCTCGGCGCAGGAAATCGCCAAGTTCGAGGCCGAGAAAAGCAACGCCAGCGCCGACATCGGCGACGTTGGCGCGGCGTTCGGCCCGATTGCCGTGGCCAAGGGCGTGACCCAACCCTACAAGCCGAGCACCTGGGACCAGGTGCCCGATTGGGCCAAGGACGAGGACGGCCACTGGGCGCTCGCCTATACCGGCACCATCGCCTTCATCATCAACAAGGACCTGGTCAAGGAAGGCGAGCGGCCGACCTCCTGGCACGACCTGGAACAGGGCAAGTACAAGGTCGCCATCGGCGATGTCGGCACCGCTGCCCAGGCCGCCAACGGCGTCCTGGCCGCGGCCATCGCCTACAAGGGCGACGAAAGCAACATCGCGCCTGGTCTCGCTTTGTTCACCAAGCTTGCCCAGCAGAAGCGCCTTTCGCTCGCCAACCCGACCATCCAGACCCTGGAAAAGGGCGAGGTCGAAGTGGGCGTGGTGTGGGACTTCAACGGCCTGAGCTACCGCGAACAGATCGACCCCAAGCGCTTCGAAGTACTGATCCCCTCCGACGGTTCGGTGATCTCGGGCTATACCACCGTGATCAACAAGTACGCCAAGCACCCGAACGCGGCCAAGCTGGCGCGTGAATACATCTTCAGCGACGCCGGTCAGATCAACCTGGCCAAGGGTCATGCCCGGCCGATCCGTGCCGAGCACTTGAAGCTGCCGGCAGACGTGCAGGCCAAGCTGCTGCCCAACGACCAGTACAAGGCCGCCCAACCGATCAAGAATGCCGAAGCCTGGGAAGCCACCTCGAAGAAACTGCCGCAGATGTGGCAGGAACAGGTGATCATCGAAATGGAGTAA